Genomic DNA from Lactococcus garvieae:
TTCTAACTTTTTTATTAGATGGATCAAGGGCTTTATGTACTAAACCAACATCAATAAGTCTTTTAACAGTTTTGGCCGTTGTGGTACGGTCAGTGCGCGTGATTTCTGCTAACTCATCATTGATAATGCCAGGATTTTCTGCAATGCGATTAAGATAAAGATAACTGCCATTATGTAAGCCAAGTGGTTTAAACTCTATGTTACTTATAGTAGCAAGCCCTCTAAATATATTTCCTATCTTTCTTAAAACTTT
This window encodes:
- a CDS encoding MarR family winged helix-turn-helix transcriptional regulator gives rise to the protein MTKVLRKIGNIFRGLATISNIEFKPLGLHNGSYLYLNRIAENPGIINDELAEITRTDRTTTAKTVKRLIDVGLVHKALDPSNKKVRRLFTTEEGKSLYQQLIKEENYSEIQALSGLSYAEQAELLRLLRIVEKNVAKDLLYVKNGKSRKYGI